The genomic interval AACTATTAGGGCTGTAACAGTGCACTCATGTCACAATTCGATACAATTtgcgatactgaactcacaatacGATACTATTGCGATATTTTAAtcattactttattattaaaataatattattttatttttatcaggacccacaaatattcccccattgttGCATTATCGCAAAATCATTTCGTTTACATAAACAATATATATCATCACATTTTTATATTGCCATATCTCGATATAACGACGTAACGTTACTCCCCTAATAACTATGCatactgtttttatttgtataatgaGAATGTCTCCTTTTACCTGCGTGTGAGTTTGGAGGTGAGTTTGCTGAACAGGTTAGAGGTGGCCCGGCTGCGGGCATTGGGTGGCAGGGCTCCAGCGTCATGACTGAGGGTGGGCGACGTGGGCGGAGGTCCATAGGTGGGCGGTACACGGTCACGGAGCTGACCACCATGGAAGGTGCTCCGGATGGTGGATCCACGTGTCAGCCGACAACGCTCACccgaggaagaggaggaggatgcTCCCGCTCCAACAATACTGAGAGTGGAGGGAGAGGTGGGAGGGAGGCGGTGGGACAGAGAGCTGAGGAGAGACAGACACATGAGAATGAATGGAGAGGCAGACAGTGCACTGTAATATGCAGCACAATGACAGAGTATGACTGTGTTTGTGAAGGTGTGTTTGTCACCTGTTGTCTTTGCCGTTCTGCAGCAGCGAGTGTCGGTCAGTGCTGGTACGATCTGTACATACGTACGTGTTTCTGCGGGTCATAGTACTTCCTGGGATATTATTCTGCAAGGCACACAGCATTTCATTAGCccccataaaataaaaaatatcaatacaaaacacaacaatataCACATAAAATGGGATCCAACAGTCTTGAGAACATACTGAAAACCTAGAattcaaaatgtaataaaaaataaacagaaagtTTTAGTATTAAAGATCAAAAAgcattataatttgtaatatttaggATTCCATCTTGTATGTTCATCAAGGCAGCACTTATTTCCTCAAAATAGAATAAAAATTGtgaattattacaatttaaaataacttttctattttggTATATCATTATTATCGGTACTCAACAAAAACTTCATAGCATTTTCAAAGCCGAAAACTTTTGCTActatatatttttgtggaaaccaggaatctttaataaatagaaacagcatttatttaaatgagaGAAATGTCTCTCTTACTGTGGTGGCGGTCATCTCCTTGCGCCGATCAGGTATCTCTGCCTTGTTGGGGTTGTTGGCGGTGCTGACCATTGGACTAGATGGTGGTAGGGTTCGACTGCCCATTACACTACAGCTGGCCTTCCTCGGGGGCATGCGGCTCTCACGCAACTCCCGATCTCCACCGCTGGTCGGGCTACGCTTAGGGTGCATCACAGGCATGCTAGGACCACCTGCAGAATAAACTAATAATGATTATAATCATTAACTATTAGAAGTACGTTTGTGTTTAGAGTTGAAGCTCAAGTGTCTCGTACAGAAGTCACTGTGCCGTCGCTGACGGTGGTAGGTAGAGGCGCTGCGCTGAGTCTTGCTGTGTGAGGATGAGGAAGATGATGAAGAAGATGATGGTTTATTGGTTCCATTAGTCATTGGGCTTGGACGCACACGTGGCAACGTCATACTGCCGCTAACTCGGGACTCAGCGCCATCCTGTGACCAAAcggcaataaaaaataaataaataaatgaactcTCAGAATCCAGTTCTTTGTTTACGTcaagtattatatatattaccTCAGTCTTCAGGCCCAACAATAGATATGTAGCTGTGACTTCATTATATTTCTGATTGAGTAAAGAGTCCTTAATTTCTTCTGTAGTAAAACCCATCCCGACCATAATCTCTGGAAAGACAAAGAAATCAGTGAGAACAAAGAAATATTTACAGACACAATCAATCACTTTATTTTATGTATCACTGTCTGTAACAGAACAGTCAAGTTAAGTCATAGCacttatacaatacagattgttttaaaagcagctttacagtgataacaggaaaaatatgcatttcggctgttgttcagctgaagtcagttTAGTGTTGATTCCGTTCTGTTGTAGAAATCATCAATAATTAAATtagttaatttaatttataaaggaGTTCTGCAAAAAATGACGACAtcatccagctcagttcagttctcatacAACAGCATTAGCACAGTCGGATCAATAATACTGTTGAATATTAAGTTTAATTGTAAaattctttaaagggttagttcaccaaaaaatgaaaatgaattacttaccctaatgttgttcgacacctgtaagacctccgttcatctttggaacacaaattaagatatttttgttaaaatctgatggttcagaaaggccttcattgacgccaatgtcatttcctttctcaagacccataaaggcactaaagacgttgttacaaagtccatctcactacagtggttcggCAATAGTTTTATgaagcaaaaaaaattaaataatggccgatttcaaaacaatgttacaaattttatgaatcagtgtatcgattcatgaatcagatcgccaatgtcacatgatttcagcagtttggcagtttgacacgcgatctgagagaggaaatggcattggtgtcaatgaaggcctgtctgagccattggatttcaacaaaaatatcttcatgtgtgttccgaagatgaacagaggtcttacgggtgtcgaacgacattagggtaagtgattattgagagaattttcatttttgggtgaactaaccctttaaccagtTTCTTACTGGTCTACATGCTCACCAATGCGGTTGGCATCACTGTAGTCCTCTACTGGCTCAATGTGGGGCTTCAGCTCATCACCCTCATACCCTGCATTCATCCACTTATCCTTCATCACTTGCTGTGGAGGAAATACCAGCATCCTGACTACACAGAAACTTCTTAGCTCAGTCATTTATCTGCATTAACTTAACACAAATCATACACTAATAATAGCTTTTAGCGACTTCCGACAAATACATGCTGTTCATCCTGTAGCACAGAAATTTTACAGATATAACTCAGCAGAGAGGGTTCATATAATGTATCTGGCATCACGCTTAGTATTTGGTATGGTAGAGTGCATCAATGAATGTGCAATTGCTTACCTCTAGAGTGCAACGTTTGCTGGGATTAAGCACAAGAAACCTGCGCAGAATCCCCTCACAGTCTGTGGACATGTAGAAGGGAACGCGATACTTCCCCCTCAACACTCGCTCACGCAGCTCCTGGAAAACACATGCACCAGCAAACAATGTGACAAACAGATATTAGTGTGATCTTTAGGATTTTGACACACCAACATTTTGGGTATTTTTGGTGTCACAGGCTTTAGACAGTAAGATACTAAAGAATTTAGAAATAAGGATTAAAAGACCTTGGAATTAAAATGGTTAAACCAAGACACAATCAAAGTACTATAAAAAACTGCGCAATTCTAAATTAATTTCCCCCAatgtaccattcaaaagtttggagtgaGCACAATtgttatattcatatatatatatatatatatatatatatatatatatatatatatatatatatatatatatatatatatatatatatatatatatatatatatatatatatatatatatattctattatatatgtatatatgttcaTTTAGCACGGGTGCATTAATTAAAAAGCAacagtaaataattaatttcattgtattgttacaaaaaatatatttcaaataaatgtgtttttattactttttatcCATCAAAGAATTCTGGAAAGAATCAGTTTCCACGCAAATATTAaccagcacaactgttttcaacattaataattcTTTAGCAGCACCCTACTCTGCATATTCGAATGAttactgaaggatcatgtgacactgatgaCTGGAGTAAAGATGCTGATAATTcaactttgccatcacaggaatacattacattttaaatgtaaaatagaaaacaattattttaaattgtaataatatttcacaacaacCATAGGGTGTAAAATGGCAGGAACGTATTATTGTGAGTGTAGGAACAAAGTAACTGTACCTTGAGGTTTTGTCCGTCAAAAGGAAGAGACCCGCTGACCAGCGTGTACAAGATGACACCCAGGCTCCAGATGTCCACCTCTGGCCCATCATATTTTTTCCCTTGAAACAACTCTGGAGCTGCATAAGGTGGGGAACCGCAGAAGGTGTCCAACTTATTCCCCAACGTAAACTCATTACTAAAGCCAAAGTCTGCTATCTTTATGTTAGCATCTGCATCCAACAGCAAATTCTCTGCctgcaaatacaaaaagaaATGAAAGTGTGAAGGAGGCAGGAAACGATACAAACACTAATACTACTTAGTTCTTTAACAATATACTGCTTATAGttcttaaaatgtatttttttatatatatatctttaaaaaatatttatttattagtatcAAAACTGAGTAAGATTTAATGCGGTTTGTAAAATAATGTCAAGACTGTCATATActttcagtgaaaaacaagacaaaacttATGAATTGCAGTGTAAAGATTTGTGATCTTACCTTCAGATCCCTGTGAACTATATTCTTCTGATGACAGTAATGAACAGCTGACACAATCTGACacggaaaaaaacaaaatacgACCCAGGTAAAACACATGAAACTGGAACTTAAACTGTTCAACCAGAGACTTAATGTGTTGCAGCACCTTGATCTTAAACAGCATgtgctgtagtcattaggtaaATGCCTCACCTGTCTGAATTTGGCTCTAGCCTCTATTTCTTTCATTCTCCCATGAGACACCAGGTAATCAAACACCTCACCTGGAAAACCAAATCACACATGAATATTGTCCAAAAATATTACAGATGCACCTATGAATTATGTTTCagctctgtaaaaaaaaacacattacacAAATAAACACCCAATAGTGAACATATAGCTCATAAAGTACATTCATAGCCACACTAGTATGTACTAGATATAGTTATACGCAATGTAGTATACTTCAGTAGAAACTTTCAGTAAAAAAGAGCTCACCTCCACTTGCATATTCCATGACGAGATAAAGTGTCTTCTCTGTTTCGATAACCTCAAAGAGTTGCACTGTAATATATAAGAGTAGCtatgattaaatattttttggaaAGCTTACATATGAACAGCATTAGCTAATTATTTGGCAGTCAGTATTATAAAAGCAGCATTCATGCATGTATTCTTACCAATGTTGGGGTGATGGAGGGTCTTCATGATCCGCACTTCTCTGAACAGCtgcaaaagaaaagagaaagaagGTAAGAGGGTGGTGTCTGGTGTGATTCTTATTTTCCCAGAATATACTGATATTCTTATCATCATGAAGCCTTAAGGTAGGAAAGTAAAATCCAGATAGAATacatattatttctgtattttgtTGTCTCTCAGTCTGAAGGGATAACATTTATACCATTCCTTTTGCGGTGAAAACCACAGGATGCCCCTGCATCTGTCCCATAATACATCTCGCAGAACTGTGTTCACAAGTAATTGCTTTGATACACCCCTCATATCTCTAACTTACGTTATTAGATGATACAAATACATGTAAATGaaggcatacacacacacacacacacacacacacacacacacacacacacacacacacacacacacacacacacacacacacacacacacacaaatgaaaagGTTACAGATTAAATCAACTCAGTCTGTCTGGTTGCCTCATTCTCTCATAATGACTAAGTACAATATTgtgtttaaacaaaaaaaaactaaaaatccaCTACATCTATTTAATAACAACTGTCCATTTAAAGTTGGCATAAAATTGACTTTTATCCTATatattttcttaaagggggttgtttgtcaaaaatatttattttatgggAGATAAAATAGAAACTATTATCTAACGAGATAAGTCATGACGTAACATTACATAGGAGACATCTTTAAGCTTTTCTTTATGTGCAACTCTAAAGGGCAAAAAAGAGGGATGGGACAAACACTTATTCTGACAACTGACAAATGCTCCACTGAACAGTGATTTCAGCACTACAACAGCTCATTTCAGCCATACGAGTGATCAAAAAGCCAAACGTGACTTGTGTTCAATAAGGGTTTACGGTTTGTGTACAGTTAACTGTGTGTGTTACAGAGCCAAGACTGAATCACAGTGGGGCATTCTGGGCCTGTGGAGAACCGCAGCTGTCGACCTCTCCTCTCCAACACACACTAAGCACACAAACAAATGATGCATTTTGAAAACAAGACTGCCTATGGCCTGATTTAAAGAGAGAAGTCAAAAGactttgaaataaaatgaacatAACTGAACAGTGCATGGAATTACAGCAGATATTTAgagaaaaattatatataatcacTAATGTCCGAtagttaaattaatatattcCAAATTTTGCACACAAAGGGGAGCCCTAGAATTAAACAGAGTTTTCTGTGCGCTTATTGTAAGATCCATCCACATGACTAAAAACCCCCTGTTTTTACAAGTCTGTTCAAAGACAAAAGCATATCAAACATAGGTTTGTCAAtaatcgaaaaaataataatctttaTGTATGCTCAAACATAGCAGTGTTAGAGTGATGGGCTTCAATGAGAGGAATGAAGGCCGGAGATTCATTTTATTACGAGACAGATGAGTCACTGGGATACAGGAGAGAGAGCAGACTAACAGAGACACTAAACActaacaccacacacacattactgCAGTGCTTCCAAGAGCCTCACACTCTTCTAGATTAGCATAATAGTTATATATATTCACTGTTCACTTGAAGCGCTTAATATTTGATCCGTGGACTTTCTGGACTCTTGGTGATATTTATATAAAGTGTGGATATTTTATTCCTGCTTCTGTActaaatgtgttaaaatgacATCATTGTGTGGCATTGCGAAAGTTGTCTTAGTAAAGAAGAAAATGTCTTGaaaacttaaatatatacatgatgGTCTTACCTTTTGTAGGCTGGTTGGGTTCAACTGAGTCTTGTCGATAATCTTTATTGCAACCTAAATATACAATGCACAATTAGTGATTTGAGCTCCAAAACATACATTTTCCCTTATGCCAGGAAGACAGGTATAGTATTCATTAGTGGATGCTTTTATCAAAAGCAACTTGCTAGAGGCACCAAAAACCAGCTTAAACAATTCTTGGTTatgaaaaattataatatatacaataccaaattcaaaagtttggggtcggtactTAAAATAAGTCTATTATGCTTagcaaggctgtatttatttgatcaaaaacacagtaaaaactgtcatattctgaaatattattacaatttaagataacatttttctgtttatatatattttagaattttgtttattcaaaagCTGAATCTTCAGCAACATTACTACAGTCTTTGgtcacattatccttcagaaatcattctaatatgatttaaaaacttttattataataataaaaataataattattattattattatttttattattattattaatcaatgttgaaaaatgtataatatttttgtggaaaccatggtGCATTTCTTTCTCAATTCTATGAGGAatagaaagcatttatttaaaatataaagcttttgtaacattataaatgtatttacagtCACCTTCAATCAATTGTATGTGTCTTTGctaaattaaagtattaatttattttaaagaaatatctTACTgcacccaaacttttgaacagtactgTATAAatcagtattattattattttgttatataGTATGGTATGTAGTATTGTAATAACATAGTATATGAAGAGAAATTCGTCAAGGTTTTAAAACTGCTCCTTGCTTCAGaattttgttcattttcaaGTGGTAGTGATAACCGAATGTACTCATGAAATGTGTAGCGTAGAGAACCGAAATGTAAAACTGTGTTTTTGATGAAGTGATGCAATTAGAAGTGTGTCTATGTCTCTTTTCTTCTCGTGTGGCACAAGTCAGAGACTGAGCCATGTGTCTTGACTCATTTGCAAATTCTTATGCCAGTCTGTCTGTCTCCTGTGTAGCTGCTCCCACCAGCCATGTGCTCTACGAGTAACCCATACTGTATGAGCAGAGCACATGCTGCTAGTGGCAACTTGAGTATATACAAAGCACACCGTTGatgagtatttttattttatgaaaaattGTATGAAAAATTGTGACGACTgtattccacacacacacacacgcacgcgcacgcgcacgcgcacgtgGCTCTAGACTGCCACACATAAGTTCactattaattttgaatttttaaactttctataatGTATTTAAACTCTAAAATTTTAGAACAATGGTAGaactttatatattttaacaCTGAAGAACTATTGCAAGAACTGTTTTTTGAGTATCACATTCTATTATTGTCCAAGATTATTAAAACTCTAAGCTTCCCAGTAACAAGTCCATCTAAAATCACACTATATCAGCTTTGGtttataaaaagtaaatgtggGCGTAAACATTTTCACACTTAAGTTGGACCACTTTAAAAATATACCACCCAAAGAATTAATGCCCACAAGTGAAAATGAGACATAAAACAGCAGCTCCTGTACCTACATCTTATCACACCCTTCTGGTTTtacctccctctctctctctctctctctctctctctctctctctctctctctctctctctctctctctctctcaatctctctctctctctctctctctctctctctctctctctctctctctctctctctctctctcttaaaaTTTTAAAGTCCTCATAAAATCAAATCGATCTTATTTACTTAGTGCTAAcacatattacaggtcttagggtgaacaattatTCCGTGCAAggtaatacacagaaaaaaatagtttgccGTGGTAATCGTTAATACAATTCTGAAAAGTAACTTTCGGTCTGGAAACAGTGTTCCTTCTCAGATTATGTCAGTTTGACGgtttgcgatttaaaatgcgtaACCACTCCCTCCAACCGTTAGTCTGCTATGAGCGAGAGATGGAGAAGAGGAGCGCTGAGGTAAAACCCTGCACTCAGTTCAATATTatgtttcacttggaaatacgtcacagcactgaagaaaactctcTTGCTACTTctggttcactgggactttaaacAAGCATTATTGGGATGTATTGCCAACGCAATGTTCATTATATAAGCAATGGGGGAAAAATCAATAaagtcaataaatcaatcagTAAACAAAtgcatgaatacatttttataataaatattctctctctctcacctctTTGCCTGTGAGGATGTGGCGGGCTAGTTTGACTTTAGCAAAGTTGCCCTTGCCGATGGTTTTAAGGAGCCGGTAGTTTCCGATGTGTGGCAACTCGTCTGAGCAAGAGGCCATGGAGTTACGACATCTGGCACCCAGTGAACGACTCGACACATTCGTCCCCTTCTCTGAACGACTCGCCGCCAGAGACGCATGCTGGCGACAgagagaaaaacacagaattttttttactaaGATTAATTAAATTTAAGTAATAGATTGGATTAAACTGGGGAATACATGCTGTTGCTCAAACAAAGAAGAAAATGCCCCCGAAGAAAGAAACCTGCCTGTGCTTCTAGCCAGTAAAAAAGTTAAGAAGGAAACTTTAAGAAAAAAGACTAATGCTACATCAACAGCAATGACCAACTGCACCAGATTTCTGAATTAAATCCTCATTTACTGATTAAGCCTCTtactacacacacaaaaacccaTATAAAACTTACGCAGATGGGCCACACAACTGTTTTAGATGCTAGTGATtagtattttattcatttatcgGCCACTGgaacaatttaaaaaagaacAATGTCACAGGTGTGTTGCTCAAATCTGGGATTAGGAAATGATGCACCAGAATTTCGGCAACtgaacactctaaaaaatgctgggttaaaaacaacccaagttgggttggaaatggaaaAACCCAGaatttgggttgtttgaaccctagtaaatgggcccattcaaacaacccaatttctttgtttgtccattttcaacccaacttgggttgtttttaacccagcattttttagagtgaacaCTGAACAGCCAAATATAGTTTATAGGTTTGGTGGGCCGATACCATTGACTGAAACAAAGACATTTAATGTTTCTCCAATGATGCCATATCAGGGTCAATTCCGTGCACACAACATGAAAAACTACATTTGAGCAGAATGGACGCACTTGTGACTAGAAAGAAAGCTAACTCTTACTTTACTATGAGTGGAATTATTTTTAATCACATACGACACTCTGGACAGCATACCAAGTTCAATTACCTAATTTCCTCAATTTAATTACTCAAACTTTATTTTCAGGcttaattttagtttaaatgttttagtaaaaaaataatttcggTGCATTAGTAGCTAACACAGTTACAGGGTTTGTAACTGCCTTTAAAGGTACACCTAAACAGTTTGTTctacaataatataattaaaactgaattttaaaaatgaataactTTATATGCCATATGTGTGTTTCAGAGCctcaaattgtttaaaaatataaatctgaGGGGAAACTCATTAAGATAATTCATCTTgcttgtcatatttttttttttttagaaattcaGAGAAACTAAAAAAAGCATTGTTCAACCTTAATAAATGGTGACTGAAATCAAATGAATTATCATTAAAATGGCTGATGTGATGATGGTATATGAGAGTGCAGGAAAACGGAGGTCAGCTTTGGTTCGTGAGTAATTCTGCCCTATAATACAGGATTAACTTACTTTGCCATGGAGGTTTTAGTCGTTCGCATGCTGAAACTAAACTTTCTATTTAGATTAGCACATTTAAACCTGACGGGGCCCTGAACACTCAAACTAACATCTGGTAAAGTTTACTGAATGGCTCCAACTGCCCCCTTTAAGAGGGGAGAGGAAGGAGCACACACAGAAATCAAAACATGCCCAGGTCCCCATCTGCACCGCCAACCACAGGATTACAGCTCAGGGATTGAATAAATTACTAATGATGCCCTGCCATAATCTTACTGGACTCTACCTCACACACAGAGTCCTACACTATATGCCAAATTCCACACACTGTTCACTAGGTCAGGTCTCAATATGAAAACGGTCTATTGGGAGAATCACAAAAAAAGAGCATGAGAAATTCAAAGCATGTGTGGAATTTCAAGTAAACTTAGTCCAGTTCTGACTAATGTGTTTACTATGATCTGTTTATTTTTGTACCTTATGCATCCTGCACAAAGACCTATAAATGCCCCATATTTTCTATAATATGTCAGAACATATACATGTACCACGCACATTGTCTTAGCTCTGCATCCTAAAACTGTGGGCCTGTCCCATGCCAAAAGAAAATCTGATCTGCTATTTATCTATAATAACCACCATATTATTAAGACTCCGAATGCTGAAAAATGCTCCCTTTGCAGTTTATGCACGAAAGTAAGAACTCTACATCTATAGTCAACATTTGTGTcacattatattttttaataagttgTCTTGATCTGGTTGGCTTTTGATTAAATAGATGTATGATGTCTATGGCATCCCAGAATCCTTTGCATGTTTTGGCAGTTGGTCTAAAGAATAACAACGCTGACAGAGGGAGAATTTGATTTAAAAGAGTACTATTTATattcacattcaaaatgtttggagtcagtaagacttcataaaaaaaattcaaaggaTGATCAATAGTGACCTTTAATACGTTTATAATGTAACTAtcaatttccatttcaaataaatgttgttctttttaattctctattcatcaaaaattcctgggggaaaaaacactaactgttaaaaaaaatattaagcagaactATTCTCGACactgataataagaaatatttcttgcgTGCCAAATCTgcttagaatgatttctgaaggatcatgtgacactgaagactggagtagtgGTGCTGAAAATTccactttgccatcacaggaatacataaattataatatatattttaaatgctaataatattacttttttattgaatttttgatcaaatgaatgcagccaTGCCTCAGTAAGTATAAACGACTTTTAAAAATCTGACAAACCTCAAACGTTTGAATGGAAGTGTATATAAAAAGAGAAAGGAATAAACTCATTTATAATTGTTAGGCAGACACAGTCCAAATGCAAATCTGTGTCCACAGGTCCATCTTAACACCTGATCCTTTACATAAAATTCGGTTAGTTCACCATACTTGGATGAATTACTTAAAAGGTTTACCTTGGTGATTGTAAAACAAATTTACAGCAAGTAAAAACTTGTTCATTAAGTGTTCCCATcatctatttttttaaacagtcaaACATCAGATAAACTGTACCCCTACTGATTTTAAACCAACAGCACACTCGTTTATTAATTAAGTAAATGGAAAAAAGCAATAGCTGTTTTAGATTTAGTTGACTGGGTTATTGAAACAACACTACATACATTAGCACACGTCTAGGTCAGGTCAAGTGCTGGCGCAGAACTGGTAGGCCACTAGTGCGTATGATTATGCACGCAACTCTAGACCAAAGGAGACGACAGACCACCGCTAACACTGAAACCTCACTCCACCCTCCCTAGATGACTCTGGTGCCCCAAATGCCGATATTCATTTTCTAATATGTAGAGACAGAGTGCTCAGAGTTCCTTGCTTTTCTCCCGCAAATTCTGCCAATGATGCAAAACCGCGCGCTGGGAGAGCATGGCGCTCGTGCGCAGATGATGCGCTGATGTGTACACTATGCGGATGGCCTGCGCTCTAATGCCTGCGCGTTTCGCAGCGCCTCTTTTGCTGCTTTGCACATTCAAGGATGCGGCCCATTTAGCCAAAGAACCTGCTACGCGTACATGGGCCACTGTGTCCTGCCTCTCCATCATCCCATTAACGCTATCAGGCAATGAATTCCTGATATTCAATTCCGCCTGCAAAAATGACCGTGCACCTGACGTTAAATACTGTGCGTTATGGAAACGGAGCGAAGAGAtgatatattaaaacaataataattca from Pseudorasbora parva isolate DD20220531a chromosome 3, ASM2467924v1, whole genome shotgun sequence carries:
- the mark4a gene encoding MAP/microtubule affinity-regulating kinase 4 isoform X5, translated to MSSRSALPSANDRSTDHHASLAASRSEKGTNVSSRSLGARCRNSMASCSDELPHIGNYRLLKTIGKGNFAKVKLARHILTGKEVAIKIIDKTQLNPTSLQKLFREVRIMKTLHHPNIVQLFEVIETEKTLYLVMEYASGGEVFDYLVSHGRMKEIEARAKFRQIVSAVHYCHQKNIVHRDLKAENLLLDADANIKIADFGFSNEFTLGNKLDTFCGSPPYAAPELFQGKKYDGPEVDIWSLGVILYTLVSGSLPFDGQNLKELRERVLRGKYRVPFYMSTDCEGILRRFLVLNPSKRCTLEQVMKDKWMNAGYEGDELKPHIEPVEDYSDANRIEIMVGMGFTTEEIKDSLLNQKYNEVTATYLLLGLKTEDGAESRVSGSMTLPRVRPSPMTNGTNKPSSSSSSSSSSHSKTQRSASTYHRQRRHSDFCGPSMPVMHPKRSPTSGGDRELRESRMPPRKASCSVMGSRTLPPSSPMVSTANNPNKAEIPDRRKEMTATTNNIPGSTMTRRNTYVCTDRTSTDRHSLLQNGKDNSSLSHRLPPTSPSTLSIVGAGASSSSSSGERCRLTRGSTIRSTFHGGQLRDRVPPTYGPPPTSPTLSHDAGALPPNARSRATSNLFSKLTSKLTRRVNLDPSKRQGSNKSVSGCTLPQGSKTVRSQMNLRESADLRSQVAIYLGIRKRPSPGAGEGGGM
- the mark4a gene encoding MAP/microtubule affinity-regulating kinase 4 isoform X4, with product MSSRSALPSANDRSTDHHASLAASRSEKGTNVSSRSLGARCRNSMASCSDELPHIGNYRLLKTIGKGNFAKVKLARHILTGKEVAIKIIDKTQLNPTSLQKLFREVRIMKTLHHPNIVQLFEVIETEKTLYLVMEYASGGEVFDYLVSHGRMKEIEARAKFRQIVSAVHYCHQKNIVHRDLKAENLLLDADANIKIADFGFSNEFTLGNKLDTFCGSPPYAAPELFQGKKYDGPEVDIWSLGVILYTLVSGSLPFDGQNLKELRERVLRGKYRVPFYMSTDCEGILRRFLVLNPSKRCTLEQVMKDKWMNAGYEGDELKPHIEPVEDYSDANRIEIMVGMGFTTEEIKDSLLNQKYNEVTATYLLLGLKTEDGAESRVSGSMTLPRVRPSPMTNGTNKPSSSSSSSSSSHSKTQRSASTYHRQRRHSDFFYSAGGPSMPVMHPKRSPTSGGDRELRESRMPPRKASCSVMGSRTLPPSSPMVSTANNPNKAEIPDRRKEMTATTNNIPGSTMTRRNTYVCTDRTSTDRHSLLQNGKDNSSLSHRLPPTSPSTLSIVGAGASSSSSSGERCRLTRGSTIRSTFHGGQLRDRVPPTYGPPPTSPTLSHDAGALPPNARSRATSNLFSKLTSKLTRRVNLDPSKRQGSNKSVSGCTLPQGSKTVRSQMNLRESADLRSQVAIYLGIRKRPSPGAGEGGGM